A genomic window from Brevibacillus agri includes:
- a CDS encoding ArsR/SmtB family transcription factor, translated as MQDLAAWLQKHLSIAYVPGHEFFLSLHVLANPDHHTSRLGWAQESLSALPASLVKKLHQFSNMSNQFLDAMDFLVPWEERYEHSVEASLEQLQAMDAAQFAQLMLGPVYHPRQLQQWMQGHTDDLFEQLKPEHRELLRHPLSTKRRFLEFCHAYLPFFRAEERRIEPWLVRAVHEGQERIAADPVGFLAQVHPRLKVHENFLQFHKAQTYTFAYSELAGIHLRASTFVSPHLLLGICGEHISVGFAVDVPGISTASTIPADFTLKMKVFSDPTRTAILKSLLDHPYCTQQLADLHGISEPAVNKHLKLLVEAGFVWSERRGRYVFYRGITSRLEQLAVDLHEFIDMPAPGLALSTPKPSERRN; from the coding sequence ATGCAAGACCTGGCTGCCTGGCTGCAAAAGCATTTGTCGATTGCGTACGTGCCGGGTCACGAGTTTTTTCTCAGCCTGCACGTGCTCGCCAACCCTGACCACCACACGAGCCGTCTTGGCTGGGCGCAGGAGTCTCTCTCCGCGCTTCCCGCATCGCTTGTGAAAAAGCTGCACCAGTTCAGCAACATGTCCAACCAGTTTCTCGATGCAATGGACTTCCTGGTGCCGTGGGAGGAGCGATACGAGCATTCCGTCGAGGCCAGCCTGGAGCAGTTGCAGGCAATGGATGCGGCACAGTTTGCCCAGTTGATGCTGGGGCCTGTCTATCACCCCCGGCAACTGCAACAGTGGATGCAAGGGCACACGGACGATCTGTTTGAGCAGCTCAAGCCGGAGCATCGGGAGTTACTGCGGCATCCCTTGTCCACAAAACGCCGTTTTCTTGAGTTTTGCCACGCCTACCTCCCTTTTTTCCGGGCAGAGGAACGGCGCATCGAACCTTGGCTGGTACGCGCGGTCCACGAGGGACAGGAGCGGATTGCCGCGGATCCGGTCGGCTTTTTGGCGCAGGTGCATCCTCGGCTGAAGGTGCATGAGAACTTTTTGCAGTTTCACAAAGCGCAGACGTACACCTTCGCCTACTCCGAGCTGGCGGGCATCCACCTGCGCGCCTCCACCTTCGTCTCGCCCCACCTGCTGCTCGGCATTTGCGGGGAGCATATTTCCGTCGGCTTTGCGGTCGACGTTCCGGGCATCTCCACAGCCTCAACCATTCCCGCGGACTTCACGCTGAAAATGAAGGTGTTCAGCGACCCGACGCGGACGGCTATTCTCAAGTCGCTGCTCGATCACCCTTACTGCACGCAGCAGTTGGCAGACTTGCACGGCATCAGCGAGCCAGCCGTCAACAAGCATTTGAAGCTGCTGGTAGAGGCGGGCTTCGTCTGGAGCGAGCGGCGCGGTCGGTACGTGTTTTACCGCGGCATCACTTCCCGGCTGGAACAACTGGCTGTCGATCTTCACGAGTTCATCGACATGCCTGCCCCTGGCCTTGCACTCTCGACGCCAAAACCATCTGAACGGAGGAACTGA
- a CDS encoding ABC transporter permease encodes MFRVAKATFVRNTLVMMRAYPWSFVIGHILSGVYTVLFAYFAYHYVFAGQLDGRFLHLTGTDDYLSYAILGGAFYAFAVSTLMNVSRSLITELREGTLEAVLLTPSLRRGYFLGNVAQQLMRTVFEFSVIVIVGALFGLTLVHAHIGSAIVVWLLSTGAFFCQALVLGSLMLRFRDTYITQNTLFVIMAFVSGVTFPIPYLPEWLQPLGAIMPLAPALDAFRQCVIQGKPLIAVSPQLFHMAALSLVYLAIGVWGMRRMEKRVVESIFG; translated from the coding sequence GTGTTTCGAGTTGCCAAAGCAACCTTTGTCCGCAATACGCTGGTAATGATGCGCGCCTACCCGTGGTCGTTCGTCATCGGCCACATCCTGTCTGGCGTGTACACCGTGCTGTTCGCCTACTTTGCCTATCATTACGTATTTGCCGGGCAGTTGGACGGCCGTTTCCTGCATTTGACGGGGACAGACGATTATTTGTCCTACGCCATTTTGGGCGGCGCCTTCTACGCTTTTGCCGTCTCCACGCTGATGAATGTCAGCCGCTCGCTCATTACCGAGCTGCGGGAAGGAACACTGGAGGCGGTATTGCTCACCCCGTCCCTGCGCAGAGGATACTTTTTGGGCAACGTTGCCCAACAGCTCATGCGCACAGTGTTTGAATTTTCCGTCATCGTCATCGTCGGCGCCTTGTTCGGGCTTACGCTTGTCCACGCCCACATCGGGAGCGCTATCGTTGTCTGGCTTTTGTCTACCGGGGCGTTTTTCTGTCAGGCGCTCGTCTTGGGCAGCCTGATGCTGCGCTTTCGCGATACGTACATCACGCAAAACACGCTGTTTGTCATCATGGCGTTTGTATCTGGCGTCACGTTTCCCATCCCGTACTTGCCGGAATGGCTGCAGCCGCTGGGCGCGATCATGCCGCTTGCCCCTGCGCTGGACGCTTTTCGCCAATGCGTGATCCAGGGCAAGCCGCTGATCGCCGTTTCCCCACAGCTTTTCCACATGGCGGCTCTGTCGCTCGTCTACCTCGCGATCGGCGTGTGGGGCATGCGGCGGATGGAAAAGCGCGTCGTCGAATCAATCTTTGGATAA